The following nucleotide sequence is from Bacillus sp. 2205SS5-2.
CCCTCCTTTTCTATCTATAATAACTTTATAGGTATCGGTGACCGGTGGAATAATAATTTTCTCATATAAAAAGTTGTTACATTAGCTGAAGCTATTGAACCGGGGGGACTGTCCCTCTGGTGCCCCCTCTGGTGCCCCGATATTGAATTCAATATCAAATAGTTCGAGCTTATACCACACAAATTTCCCTTCTTCTAGAACCCAAGAAACATGTAGTTTCGTTGGGATTTTTATTCCATCAACTATAGTTGAACCTCTAACTTCACCTATACATTCAATAAGCTTTGCGTTATCATCAGTATCTTTATACCTTAAAGCGCTAACTTTTTCTAAATCACCATATTCGGTAAAATGATAGATTGCTGATCCTGAAACCCCCTTATATGTCATGGTTGCTTTTGCAGAATATCGATCAATACTTTCCCAAGTAATATAAGAACTAAGAGCAGCTGTTGGATACCATGGTATTTCAAGTAAATACCTCTGAAGTGTCGATTGGTTCAATTTTGCGTTATGAGTTATATCAACAACCGGAACCAATGAGGCGATTTTGATTAACATATGCCCATTCCCATCCACAAATAGGTCCCTACCGCTTGTATTTACTAGTGGAACCACTCCCATATCCACTTTCCAAATGAATGCCGGTTTATCCGTTGTAATATACTGTTCTGCTTCAGCATCTGACCATTTCTTTTGATCTGGTTTTAGCTTCATAACCCCCTTTTGTTTAAAATATACGGACTGAATATTTTCTTTTCCGACTACCCCACTAGTAGTTAACCAAAGTTGGACTTGAGGAGGTAACGATTCTAGCATTTGCCAAGTAATGATAACTTTTCCTGAAGCGTTCCCTTCTGAAAGGATCAAGTTGATTTCTTTGCTGACTTGCCTATTGAAATTCCACATGGCAACTCCAATAATAATGGCGATGACAACGATCGTATTTGGGATCGTACCAAATTTAGTATCTTTCCATGTGAGAATAATTAATATTTGGGAAATGATCGTAGCGAGAATAGCAGGTATCCACCACCAATCTTTATTAGCAGCGAATAAGACGAATACTGATAAAAACAGGAATGCTGAAAACAACCATAGGAAGCCCATTTTGGGAGGAATATCAAGTATTAAATCGTACAATTCTGCTAAACTAAATGATTTCAGAAATCCTAATAAATGAATGAGTCCATGAATAAGGGTTAAAATTAAGAATAGAGTCTTCACTTTTCTAACCTCCTAATATGCAGTAGTCTATGGTGTTATTTTACAATTTATATTATAGCTATTGAGGTAAAATATTAGGAAATATTATGAATTTTCGCTCAAAACATTTTCTTTATCCATTAAAAGAGAAACTCCATTCTTGTGATAAGGTAGAGAACTCTAGGTTAAAGGGATGCTAGATATATTTCAAGAGAGGTTTTGAGCAACATGGGA
It contains:
- a CDS encoding DUF6920 family protein → MKTLFLILTLIHGLIHLLGFLKSFSLAELYDLILDIPPKMGFLWLFSAFLFLSVFVLFAANKDWWWIPAILATIISQILIILTWKDTKFGTIPNTIVVIAIIIGVAMWNFNRQVSKEINLILSEGNASGKVIITWQMLESLPPQVQLWLTTSGVVGKENIQSVYFKQKGVMKLKPDQKKWSDAEAEQYITTDKPAFIWKVDMGVVPLVNTSGRDLFVDGNGHMLIKIASLVPVVDITHNAKLNQSTLQRYLLEIPWYPTAALSSYITWESIDRYSAKATMTYKGVSGSAIYHFTEYGDLEKVSALRYKDTDDNAKLIECIGEVRGSTIVDGIKIPTKLHVSWVLEEGKFVWYKLELFDIEFNIGAPEGAPEGQSPRFNSFS